The following are from one region of the Gammaproteobacteria bacterium genome:
- the ftsL gene encoding cell division protein FtsL yields the protein MANNSKTSRLALFNSRYFRGGLLTGAVLVSALAVVYTKYESRKLFVELQSLQKVRDDMAIEWGQLQLEQSTWATHGRIEGTARTTLGMILPPPEAVVIVKP from the coding sequence ATGGCGAATAACTCAAAAACTTCACGGCTGGCCTTGTTCAATAGCCGTTATTTCAGGGGCGGTCTTCTGACGGGGGCGGTGCTGGTGTCTGCCCTCGCTGTGGTCTATACCAAATATGAGAGCCGCAAGTTGTTTGTCGAATTGCAATCCCTGCAGAAAGTTCGCGACGATATGGCTATCGAGTGGGGGCAGTTGCAGTTGGAGCAAAGCACTTGGGCGACGCATGGCAGGATTGAAGGCACGGCGCGTACTACCTTGGGGATGATTCTGCCCCCACCCGAAGCCGTGGTGATCGTCAAGCCATGA
- the mraY gene encoding phospho-N-acetylmuramoyl-pentapeptide-transferase: MLLYFFKYLSQFHTGFGVFQYLTLRVVLGALTALAISLLVGPAMIRKLTMYKVGQSVRDDGPQTHLTKAGTPTMGGALILVAIALSTLLWGDLGNRHVWLVLVVTLLFGVIGWVDDYKKLVLRNSKGLSARAKYFWQSVVGFGAAAFIYHYAATPAETDLLIPFLKHASIELGVVFILLTYFVIVGTSNAVNLTDGLDGLAIMPTVLVAGALAVFAYVAGHAKFAPYLSVPYVAGVGEVAVFCGAIVGAGLGFLWFNTYPAQVFMGDVGALALGAALGVVAVVVRQELVLLIMGGVFVMEAVSVMLQVGSYKLTGQRIFRMAPLHHHYELKGWPEPRVIVRFWIITVILVLIGLSSLKIR; encoded by the coding sequence ATGCTGCTTTATTTTTTTAAATATCTGTCCCAGTTCCACACCGGTTTCGGTGTGTTCCAGTACCTGACGCTGCGCGTCGTGCTCGGAGCGCTCACTGCACTGGCGATTTCGCTGCTGGTGGGGCCGGCGATGATCCGCAAGTTGACTATGTACAAGGTGGGGCAGAGCGTGCGCGACGACGGTCCGCAGACCCATCTGACCAAGGCCGGCACGCCGACCATGGGCGGTGCGCTGATCCTGGTGGCGATTGCGCTGAGCACTTTGCTGTGGGGCGATCTGGGCAACCGCCATGTTTGGCTGGTGCTGGTTGTCACCCTGCTGTTCGGTGTGATCGGCTGGGTGGATGACTATAAAAAACTGGTGCTGCGCAACTCAAAAGGCCTTTCGGCGCGCGCCAAGTATTTCTGGCAGTCGGTGGTAGGGTTTGGTGCTGCGGCGTTCATCTATCACTATGCTGCAACGCCGGCCGAAACCGACTTGCTGATACCGTTCCTCAAGCATGCCTCCATCGAGCTGGGGGTAGTGTTCATCCTGCTCACCTATTTTGTCATCGTCGGCACCAGCAACGCGGTCAACCTGACCGATGGCCTGGATGGTCTGGCGATCATGCCCACTGTTTTAGTGGCAGGGGCGCTGGCGGTATTTGCCTATGTTGCAGGGCATGCCAAATTTGCTCCTTACCTCAGTGTCCCCTATGTCGCGGGGGTGGGTGAGGTCGCCGTTTTTTGCGGTGCAATCGTCGGGGCGGGTCTGGGTTTTTTGTGGTTCAACACCTATCCGGCGCAGGTGTTCATGGGTGATGTCGGCGCCCTCGCCCTCGGTGCGGCGCTGGGTGTGGTAGCGGTGGTGGTGCGTCAGGAACTGGTTCTGCTCATCATGGGCGGGGTGTTCGTGATGGAGGCTGTGTCGGTGATGCTGCAAGTCGGTTCATACAAGCTCACCGGTCAACGCATCTTCCGCATGGCGCCGTTGCATCATCATTATGAATTGAAGGGCTGGCCGGAACCGCGCGTCATCGTGCGCTTCTGGATTATTACCGTGATCCTGGTGCTGATTGGTTTGAGTTCACTGAAGATACGATGA
- the mraZ gene encoding division/cell wall cluster transcriptional repressor MraZ: MFRGVTSLSLDTKGRMAMPAKYRDRLQDLCGGQLVITVDRDDRCLLVYPLPEWEEIERKLAKLPSLNKQARRLQRLLIGHATECELDSAGRILLPPKLREYAGLDKQVMLLGQVNKFELWDEQVWNAIWSNEEAGEEGLSAELESLSL; the protein is encoded by the coding sequence TTGTTTCGCGGGGTCACTTCACTGAGTTTGGATACCAAGGGCCGCATGGCAATGCCGGCCAAGTATCGTGATCGCCTGCAGGATTTGTGCGGCGGTCAGCTGGTGATCACCGTGGATCGTGATGACCGCTGCCTGTTGGTGTATCCCCTGCCGGAATGGGAAGAGATCGAGCGCAAGCTGGCGAAGTTGCCTAGCCTCAACAAGCAGGCGCGCCGCCTGCAGCGCCTGTTGATCGGTCATGCCACCGAGTGTGAGCTGGACAGTGCGGGCCGTATCCTGCTGCCTCCCAAATTGCGGGAGTATGCCGGGCTCGACAAGCAGGTGATGCTGCTTGGTCAGGTCAACAAATTCGAGCTGTGGGATGAGCAAGTCTGGAATGCCATCTGGTCGAACGAAGAGGCAGGCGAGGAAGGCCTTTCCGCGGAGCTGGAGTCGTTGTCGCTTTAG
- a CDS encoding UDP-N-acetylmuramoyl-L-alanyl-D-glutamate--2,6-diaminopimelate ligase, which translates to MVSRSCALSMLLEGYVQVDAASDREIQGLSMDSRKTRPGDLFLACAGQSQRGHDYIAAAIRAGAVAVAYEVDGEAAAPPLPEHIPLFGVAELRQRAGFIAERFYGNPTRKLFVAGVTGTNGKTSCSQFLAQALNENAPCGVIGTLGNGLSGRLEAGTHTTPDAISLHALLADMLEKDAESVVMEVSSHGLEQGRVNGVAFDMAIFTNLSRDHLDYHGDMASYARAKRRLFEMPGLRYAVINADDLFGSELLQSMPSSVKTISYSLAGYAKGDEGGIPSRQTATKMNRVHGRVLHQDLHGLEIHVITPWGEGRFPSRLLGRFNASNLLAVLAALVLSGIDFLDALHKVSRIRPVAGRMECFGGKDGKPLVVVDYAHSPDALRQVLQALREHCRGALWVVFGCGGDRDRGKRPLMGEVAQRYADHVVLTDDNPRHEDADGIIAEIAAGLHEPGHVHVQRDRARAIAHVLKQAKEHDVVLVAGKGHEDYQIIGDDKRPFSDSAHVRALLGEGAE; encoded by the coding sequence ATGGTGTCGCGTAGCTGCGCATTGAGCATGTTGCTGGAAGGGTACGTACAAGTCGATGCCGCCAGCGATCGGGAGATTCAGGGCTTGTCGATGGACAGCCGCAAGACTCGGCCTGGCGATCTGTTTTTGGCGTGCGCGGGGCAATCTCAACGTGGTCACGATTATATCGCTGCTGCGATTCGGGCGGGGGCGGTTGCTGTTGCCTATGAAGTTGATGGTGAGGCTGCCGCACCGCCGTTACCTGAGCATATCCCTTTGTTCGGCGTTGCGGAGCTGCGTCAGCGCGCCGGATTCATCGCCGAACGGTTTTACGGCAACCCCACGCGCAAGTTGTTTGTGGCGGGCGTGACGGGCACCAATGGCAAGACCTCGTGTAGCCAGTTTCTTGCCCAGGCACTCAATGAGAACGCGCCCTGTGGTGTGATTGGTACGCTGGGTAATGGCCTGTCCGGGCGGTTGGAGGCCGGTACGCACACCACGCCTGATGCGATTTCCCTGCACGCCCTGCTGGCGGACATGCTGGAGAAGGATGCAGAGAGCGTGGTGATGGAAGTGTCCTCGCACGGTCTGGAGCAGGGGCGGGTCAACGGTGTCGCGTTCGACATGGCAATTTTTACCAACCTCAGCCGCGATCACCTCGATTATCACGGTGACATGGCCTCCTATGCACGGGCCAAGCGGCGCTTGTTTGAGATGCCGGGGCTGCGCTATGCGGTGATCAATGCGGATGATCTCTTTGGTAGCGAGCTGCTGCAATCCATGCCTTCGAGTGTGAAAACGATAAGCTATTCCCTTGCTGGATATGCAAAAGGTGATGAGGGCGGCATTCCGTCCCGTCAGACGGCAACCAAAATGAATAGGGTTCACGGCAGAGTGTTGCATCAGGATCTCCATGGTCTGGAAATACACGTTATCACCCCATGGGGAGAGGGGCGTTTCCCCAGCCGGCTGCTGGGCCGTTTCAATGCCAGCAATCTGCTTGCGGTGCTGGCGGCGCTGGTGCTGTCGGGCATAGATTTTCTCGATGCCCTGCACAAGGTCAGCCGGATACGTCCGGTGGCGGGGCGCATGGAATGCTTCGGCGGAAAGGACGGGAAGCCGCTGGTGGTGGTCGATTACGCCCATTCCCCGGATGCGCTGCGGCAGGTTTTGCAGGCCTTGCGCGAACACTGCCGGGGTGCGCTGTGGGTGGTGTTCGGTTGCGGCGGCGACCGTGACCGCGGCAAACGCCCGCTGATGGGCGAGGTAGCGCAGCGCTATGCCGACCATGTAGTGCTCACCGATGACAACCCCCGTCATGAGGATGCGGACGGGATTATCGCAGAGATTGCGGCAGGCCTGCATGAGCCCGGGCACGTGCATGTGCAGCGTGACCGCGCCCGGGCGATTGCCCATGTCTTGAAACAGGCGAAAGAACACGATGTGGTGCTGGTGGCCGGCAAGGGCCACGAGGATTATCAAATCATAGGTGATGACAAGCGGCCGTTCAGCGACAGTGCGCATGTGCGCGCCTTGCTGGGAGAAGGAGCCGAATGA
- the rsmH gene encoding 16S rRNA (cytosine(1402)-N(4))-methyltransferase RsmH yields MESGATVTDTYLHRPVLLAEAIDALNITPAGIYVDATFGRGGHAQVILQRLGPHGALLGIDKDPQAVAAARQMFEGEPRFSIERGTFAMLGQYVQERGWMGKVNGVLLDLGVSSPQLDDPQRGFSFRQDGPLDMRMDPATGISAAQWLDAASEQEITSVLYTYGEERYARRIVRAIVAARQEAPITTTGRLAAIVAAANPAWERDKHPATRSFQAIRIFINHELEDVQTCLPQVVESLASGGRLAVISFHSLEDRIVKRFIREQVRGDDFPPGLPVTQAQLRPRLRAVGKAIYPGTEELQGNPRARSAVLRVAEKV; encoded by the coding sequence ATGGAATCCGGCGCCACAGTGACTGACACCTATCTTCACCGTCCAGTGCTGCTGGCGGAGGCGATAGACGCCTTGAATATCACGCCCGCGGGCATCTATGTGGATGCCACCTTCGGGCGCGGTGGTCATGCGCAAGTGATATTGCAGCGGCTGGGTCCGCATGGTGCATTGCTGGGCATCGACAAGGATCCGCAGGCCGTGGCTGCAGCGCGGCAGATGTTCGAAGGTGAGCCAAGATTTTCGATTGAGCGGGGGACGTTCGCCATGCTTGGGCAGTATGTTCAGGAGCGCGGTTGGATGGGTAAGGTCAACGGTGTATTGCTTGATCTTGGAGTCTCATCGCCTCAGCTGGACGATCCCCAGCGTGGCTTCAGCTTCCGGCAGGATGGGCCGCTCGATATGCGCATGGATCCCGCAACGGGTATCAGCGCAGCGCAGTGGCTGGACGCCGCCTCGGAGCAGGAGATTACATCGGTGCTGTATACCTACGGTGAAGAACGTTACGCCCGGCGCATTGTTCGCGCTATCGTTGCTGCCCGGCAGGAGGCACCTATCACTACCACCGGTCGCTTGGCGGCTATCGTGGCCGCCGCCAATCCGGCCTGGGAGCGAGACAAACACCCCGCTACGCGCAGTTTTCAGGCGATACGCATTTTTATCAATCACGAACTTGAGGATGTGCAGACTTGCCTGCCGCAGGTGGTCGAGTCGCTGGCGTCCGGCGGACGGCTGGCGGTGATCAGTTTTCATTCCCTGGAAGACCGGATCGTAAAGCGTTTCATCCGTGAACAGGTGCGCGGCGATGACTTTCCGCCGGGGCTGCCGGTGACGCAGGCGCAGTTGCGTCCCCGTTTGCGTGCGGTGGGCAAAGCGATATATCCGGGTACTGAGGAGTTGCAGGGCAATCCCCGTGCGCGCAGCGCCGTGTTGCGCGTGGCGGAGAAGGTTTAA
- a CDS encoding UDP-N-acetylmuramoyl-tripeptide--D-alanyl-D-alanine ligase: MMTLSEVAKALGAELHGEDVAFAAVNTDTRTLQQGDLFVALRGENFDGNTFVAEAAARGAVAALVSASVESTLPTLRVADTRLALGQLGAVWRGRFALPLVAVTGSNGKTTTKEMLAAILGRRGPVLATQGNLNNDIGVPLTLLRLSDKHHCAVIEMGANHPGEIAYLSNLARPTVALITNAAMAHIGGFGSLDEIAHTKGGIYAGLDENGIGIVNADDAYAGYWRTLLGGRRCMTFGMSNPSDVYAVAQSVQCEVDDSAITTSFHMHTPAGDASVALPLMGVHNVMNALAASAAALAAGATLTDIKSGLEAMRAVKGRLQVKKGIHGTRIIDDTYNANPPSVQAAIAVLATVEGEKVLVLGDMGELGDDAPLFHGQVGKQARQAGIDRLYTTGELSAGAVREFGANGRHCAGHDELIAALLADLVAGTTVLVKGSRFMRMERVVDALVEKA, from the coding sequence ATGATGACGTTGTCCGAAGTGGCCAAGGCGTTGGGCGCCGAACTGCATGGCGAGGATGTGGCGTTCGCGGCGGTGAACACCGATACCCGTACCTTGCAACAAGGGGACCTGTTTGTTGCGCTGCGCGGCGAGAATTTTGATGGCAATACCTTTGTGGCGGAGGCCGCCGCCCGTGGAGCAGTAGCGGCGCTGGTCAGCGCATCTGTTGAGAGCACCTTGCCTACCCTGCGCGTGGCGGATACCCGTCTGGCGTTAGGCCAGTTGGGTGCGGTATGGCGCGGGCGCTTCGCCCTGCCGTTAGTTGCTGTCACCGGCAGCAACGGCAAGACCACCACCAAGGAGATGCTCGCCGCGATATTGGGGCGGCGTGGGCCGGTGCTGGCGACCCAAGGCAATTTGAACAATGACATTGGCGTGCCGTTGACACTGCTGCGCCTGAGCGACAAGCACCATTGCGCGGTGATCGAAATGGGCGCCAATCATCCTGGTGAGATTGCCTATCTGAGCAATCTGGCACGGCCCACCGTGGCGCTGATTACCAATGCTGCCATGGCCCATATCGGAGGCTTTGGCAGTCTGGATGAGATCGCGCATACCAAGGGTGGAATCTATGCGGGCCTGGATGAAAACGGCATAGGCATAGTGAATGCCGATGACGCCTACGCCGGGTATTGGCGCACGCTGCTGGGCGGGCGCCGCTGCATGACTTTCGGCATGAGTAATCCATCGGATGTTTACGCGGTAGCGCAGAGCGTGCAATGCGAAGTGGACGATTCCGCAATTACAACTTCTTTTCATATGCACACGCCCGCTGGTGACGCCTCTGTGGCATTGCCTTTAATGGGTGTGCACAACGTGATGAACGCCCTGGCGGCGAGTGCTGCTGCATTGGCGGCAGGCGCAACGCTTACCGACATTAAGTCGGGACTGGAGGCGATGCGCGCGGTGAAAGGGCGCTTGCAGGTTAAAAAAGGTATCCACGGCACACGCATCATAGACGACACCTACAATGCCAACCCGCCGTCGGTGCAGGCAGCGATCGCCGTGCTGGCCACGGTTGAGGGCGAAAAGGTGCTGGTACTGGGCGACATGGGTGAGCTGGGTGATGATGCGCCGCTGTTCCATGGGCAAGTCGGCAAGCAAGCGAGACAGGCCGGTATAGACCGTCTCTATACGACAGGCGAACTCAGTGCGGGTGCGGTGCGGGAGTTTGGCGCGAACGGGCGGCACTGTGCCGGCCACGATGAATTGATTGCTGCGCTATTGGCGGATCTGGTGGCAGGGACGACCGTGCTGGTAAAAGGGTCACGGTTCATGCGCATGGAGCGTGTAGTTGATGCCTTGGTGGAAAAGGCTTGA
- a CDS encoding penicillin-binding transpeptidase domain-containing protein gives MMQDTPHTQPVRLLVVLGVLGAITLLLVWRALDLQILSRDFLQDQGDARHLREVVSPAHRGMIADRNGEPLAISTPVDSVWANPQELLAARAQWPRLAYLLNIDAKGLERHLTSRVGREFVYLKRNVSPDLAEQVIALGVPGISLQRGYRRYYPAGEVAAHVVGFTNVDDTGQEGLELAYDEWLHGIAGSKRVIKDRLGRVVENVERVSEPLPGKDVALSIDRRLQYLAYRELKAAIQSSHARSGSVVMLDVNTGEVLALVNQPSFNPNNRANLRGDDFRNRGVTDVFEPGSTIKPFTVAAALETGKFRPTTMIDTGSGLFKVGNHTVRDVHNYGVIDVSTVIQKSSNVGATKMALAMEPKQLWSMFSRVGFGAASGGRFPGEMVGALSGYEGWGEVERATLSYGYGLSVTPLQLARAYMVLADGGQSKPVSFVRLTEPPQGEQVMRPEIAGQVLKMMEAVVNTGGTGLSAGVPGYRVAGKTGTVHKSQAGGYAANRYLALFAGMAPVSKPRLVMVVMINEPSSGEYYGGLVAAPVFGRIMAGALRLLDVAPDDVQSLRTQLVQGDGVNKNAAGITVQAMPVQSTVRQAHVSSPQPKNMAGVL, from the coding sequence ATGATGCAGGATACGCCCCATACCCAGCCGGTCAGGCTCCTGGTGGTGCTGGGTGTACTGGGTGCGATCACCTTGTTGCTGGTATGGCGCGCACTGGATCTGCAAATACTGAGCAGGGATTTTTTGCAGGATCAGGGTGATGCGCGTCACCTGAGAGAGGTGGTGTCGCCCGCGCATCGCGGCATGATTGCTGATCGCAATGGCGAGCCGTTGGCGATTAGTACCCCGGTCGACTCGGTGTGGGCAAACCCGCAGGAGCTGCTTGCGGCACGTGCGCAATGGCCGCGTCTGGCGTACCTGTTAAATATTGATGCGAAAGGTTTGGAACGTCACCTGACCAGCCGTGTGGGGCGTGAATTCGTCTACCTTAAGCGTAATGTCAGCCCCGATCTGGCCGAGCAGGTGATTGCGCTGGGCGTGCCGGGCATATCCCTGCAACGCGGGTATCGCCGTTACTATCCGGCGGGCGAGGTGGCAGCACACGTGGTCGGTTTTACCAATGTGGATGATACCGGCCAGGAGGGCCTGGAACTGGCCTATGACGAATGGTTGCATGGTATAGCGGGCAGCAAACGGGTGATCAAGGATCGCTTGGGTCGGGTTGTGGAAAATGTCGAAAGGGTAAGCGAGCCGCTGCCGGGCAAGGATGTGGCTTTGAGCATTGATCGGCGCCTTCAGTATCTTGCCTACCGTGAATTGAAGGCGGCAATCCAGAGCAGTCATGCACGCTCGGGTTCGGTGGTGATGCTTGATGTGAATACCGGCGAGGTGTTGGCGCTGGTTAATCAACCCTCGTTCAATCCAAATAATCGCGCCAATTTGCGCGGGGATGATTTTCGCAACCGTGGCGTTACGGATGTCTTCGAGCCGGGTTCAACGATCAAGCCATTTACCGTTGCCGCGGCGTTGGAAACCGGCAAATTCCGCCCCACCACCATGATTGATACCGGCTCCGGTTTGTTCAAGGTGGGCAATCATACGGTACGTGATGTGCACAACTACGGCGTCATCGATGTATCTACCGTTATCCAGAAGTCGAGCAACGTCGGTGCCACCAAAATGGCCCTGGCGATGGAGCCGAAACAGTTATGGTCGATGTTTTCGCGGGTCGGATTTGGTGCCGCGAGCGGAGGCCGTTTCCCTGGTGAGATGGTCGGCGCACTGTCCGGCTATGAAGGCTGGGGTGAGGTCGAGCGCGCCACCCTTTCCTATGGTTACGGATTGTCAGTGACCCCGCTGCAACTTGCCCGCGCCTATATGGTGCTGGCAGATGGTGGGCAATCCAAGCCTGTCTCCTTCGTGCGTCTCACCGAGCCGCCGCAGGGTGAACAGGTAATGCGCCCTGAGATCGCCGGGCAGGTGTTGAAAATGATGGAGGCGGTGGTGAATACCGGTGGCACTGGCTTGTCGGCGGGAGTGCCGGGTTATCGGGTGGCGGGCAAGACCGGTACGGTGCATAAATCCCAGGCAGGAGGGTATGCGGCTAACCGCTACCTTGCTCTTTTCGCCGGTATGGCGCCCGTCAGTAAGCCGCGCCTGGTAATGGTGGTGATGATCAATGAGCCGAGCAGTGGCGAATACTACGGTGGGTTGGTAGCCGCACCGGTGTTTGGGCGGATCATGGCGGGCGCGCTACGCCTCCTCGATGTGGCGCCGGACGATGTGCAATCGCTGCGGACGCAGTTGGTGCAGGGGGATGGGGTTAACAAAAATGCTGCGGGTATTACGGTGCAGGCGATGCCGGTACAGTCCACGGTTCGTCAAGCCCATGTGTCGAGTCCGCAGCCCAAAAATATGGCGGGGGTATTGTGA